The following proteins are encoded in a genomic region of Armatimonadota bacterium:
- the thiD gene encoding bifunctional hydroxymethylpyrimidine kinase/phosphomethylpyrimidine kinase gives MIPRALTIAGSDSCGGAGLEADLKVFAALGVYGACAVTAVTAQNSRGVIGFEGIAPSLVAQQIDAVLDDVGANAVKTGMLSSTAIVEVVAERLAAHGVRGLVLDPVIVAKDGTHLLTDDGVSAMREKLLPLAVVITPNAPEAETLTGVSAAGLDDAARAARALVEMGAGAALVKGGHLPGPAVDVLWDGRQQTVFQNPRLPGPPVHGTGCVLAAAIAGYLARGETLVDAVTHARSFLQRALEDAFSTGGSFRLFAPFGATADACAPADEPPSP, from the coding sequence GTGATCCCGCGCGCGCTCACCATCGCCGGCTCGGACTCCTGCGGTGGCGCCGGCCTGGAGGCCGACCTCAAGGTCTTCGCGGCGCTCGGGGTCTATGGCGCGTGCGCGGTGACCGCGGTCACCGCCCAGAACAGCCGCGGCGTGATCGGCTTCGAGGGAATCGCGCCCTCGCTGGTCGCGCAGCAGATAGACGCAGTGCTGGATGACGTCGGCGCGAACGCGGTTAAGACCGGCATGTTGTCATCCACCGCCATCGTCGAGGTGGTAGCGGAGCGCCTGGCCGCGCATGGCGTGCGCGGTCTGGTGCTGGACCCGGTGATTGTGGCCAAGGACGGCACCCACCTGCTGACGGACGACGGGGTGTCCGCGATGCGCGAGAAGCTGCTCCCCTTGGCCGTGGTCATAACGCCCAATGCGCCGGAGGCGGAAACGCTCACCGGCGTGTCAGCTGCCGGCCTGGATGACGCGGCGCGGGCGGCGCGCGCGCTGGTGGAGATGGGCGCGGGGGCGGCGCTGGTCAAGGGCGGCCACCTGCCGGGGCCCGCGGTTGATGTGCTGTGGGATGGCCGCCAGCAGACCGTATTCCAGAATCCACGCCTCCCCGGGCCGCCGGTGCACGGCACGGGGTGTGTGTTGGCCGCAGCCATCGCCGGCTATCTGGCGCGCGGGGAGACGCTGGTTGACGCGGTCACCCATGCGCGCTCATTTCTCCAGCGGGCGCTGGAGGACGCGTTCTCGACCGGGGGGAGCTTCCGGCTGTTCGCGCCGTTCGGGGCGACCGCTGATGCCTGCGCGCCGGCGGATGAGCCACCCTCTCCTTGA
- a CDS encoding HAD-IIA family hydrolase: MTAGAHCRRPSLRLLVFDLDGVIYRGKRLLPHAAETVAWARERGLAVRFLTNNSTVTRDEYARRLGEFGIPTPPAEIMTSAYATALYLKSRGNAGARVLVVGEGGLRDEIAAMGFEVLTAPPVDGVRYVAVGMDRAFCYDMLCAAMDAVLDGAEFIASNRDATFPVENGLLPGGGTIVAAIETAVGFSPRLIGKPETRMVELLLSQAGCQSAEAVIVGDRLDTDIKAGRAASIHTALVLTGISSADDVGRAPDDVRPEWVIDTLAELPALIEGRRP; the protein is encoded by the coding sequence TTGACCGCTGGCGCCCACTGTCGCCGCCCTTCACTACGTCTGCTCGTCTTCGACCTCGACGGGGTGATTTACCGCGGCAAACGTCTGCTACCCCATGCGGCGGAGACCGTCGCCTGGGCGCGCGAGCGCGGCCTGGCAGTGCGCTTTCTCACCAACAACTCCACCGTCACCCGCGACGAGTACGCGCGCCGGCTGGGGGAGTTCGGCATCCCCACTCCGCCCGCCGAGATCATGACCTCCGCCTACGCCACCGCTCTCTACCTCAAGTCGCGCGGGAATGCGGGGGCGCGCGTGCTGGTGGTGGGCGAGGGCGGCCTGCGCGACGAGATCGCGGCCATGGGGTTCGAGGTGCTGACGGCGCCGCCGGTGGATGGCGTGCGCTACGTCGCGGTGGGGATGGACCGCGCATTCTGCTATGACATGCTGTGCGCCGCCATGGACGCGGTCCTCGATGGCGCGGAGTTCATCGCCTCCAACCGCGACGCCACCTTCCCGGTCGAGAACGGCCTGCTGCCCGGCGGCGGCACCATCGTCGCCGCCATCGAGACGGCAGTCGGCTTCTCCCCGCGGCTCATCGGCAAGCCGGAGACGCGCATGGTTGAGCTGCTGCTGTCGCAGGCGGGGTGCCAGTCGGCCGAGGCTGTCATCGTCGGCGACCGCCTCGACACTGACATCAAAGCCGGCCGCGCCGCCAGCATCCACACCGCCCTGGTGCTGACCGGCATCAGCAGCGCCGACGACGTGGGTAGGGCGCCGGACGACGTGCGCCCCGAATGGGTCATTGACACCCTCGCGGAGTTGCCCGCGCTGATCGAGGGAAGAAGGCCGTGA
- a CDS encoding GIY-YIG nuclease family protein, which yields MTKHVYLLQSVNYPRQRYIGVTSEVDSRLAAHNAGDSPHTSKYRPWRLCTAIRFEDDRKAMAFEAYLKTGSGWSFARRHFW from the coding sequence ATGACCAAGCATGTCTACCTGCTCCAGAGCGTCAACTACCCAAGACAGCGGTACATCGGCGTGACATCAGAGGTTGATTCCCGTCTCGCGGCGCACAACGCAGGGGACTCGCCGCACACCTCGAAGTACCGGCCATGGCGGCTCTGCACGGCCATCAGATTCGAAGATGACCGAAAAGCAATGGCTTTCGAGGCGTATCTTAAGACGGGCTCCGGCTGGTCCTTCGCCAGGCGGCATTTCTGGTAG
- a CDS encoding tyrosine-type recombinase/integrase, which translates to MLCKFMAREGTITGDPMQHVEPPKAPVKLVSPLTEDEVSRMLSACGGGFVGARLRAMLLVFVDTGLRLSELCGLRLADVGFVERALRVMGKGAKERLVPFGEATKTALLEYLARRGELRAQALFVGVYGEPLQARQAHHLVEGCGKRAGVAKVYPHKLRHTAATPSACSGCLVIPAWK; encoded by the coding sequence GTGCTGTGCAAGTTCATGGCGCGGGAGGGGACAATCACCGGCGACCCGATGCAGCACGTCGAGCCGCCGAAAGCGCCCGTCAAGCTGGTCTCGCCGCTAACCGAAGACGAAGTGTCCCGAATGCTCAGCGCCTGCGGCGGGGGATTCGTGGGCGCGCGGTTGCGGGCGATGCTGCTGGTCTTCGTGGACACCGGCCTGCGTCTTTCGGAACTGTGCGGCTTGCGGCTGGCCGACGTGGGCTTCGTGGAGCGCGCCCTGCGCGTCATGGGCAAGGGCGCGAAGGAGCGCCTGGTTCCCTTCGGGGAGGCGACGAAGACGGCGCTGCTGGAGTACCTGGCGCGCCGGGGCGAACTGCGAGCGCAGGCGCTGTTCGTCGGGGTGTACGGCGAACCCCTGCAAGCGCGCCAGGCGCACCACCTGGTCGAGGGCTGCGGCAAGCGGGCAGGGGTGGCGAAGGTCTATCCGCACAAGTTGAGGCATACGGCGGCGACGCCTTCAGCTTGCAGCGGCTGCTTGGTCATTCCAGCCTGGAAATGA
- a CDS encoding carboxypeptidase regulatory-like domain-containing protein — MRRTPTSLLRASAVTGPADATYEIARDLAAGANSVCISKNGYVRLVQAVNVVPGATTYVNAFLQPSGLIASYLRDAYTGQPVIGAEVRAYKDGVWWSKGTSTAPWGAYRLDRNLPPGSYDVIALSPGYADKSYSGVRATPGITTNLDIFLTPRY; from the coding sequence GTGCGCCGCACGCCTACCTCACTTCTGCGCGCCAGCGCCGTCACCGGCCCGGCGGATGCGACCTACGAGATCGCCCGCGACCTGGCGGCCGGCGCGAACTCGGTCTGCATCTCCAAGAACGGCTACGTGCGTCTCGTGCAGGCGGTCAATGTCGTCCCCGGTGCCACCACCTATGTCAACGCCTTCCTCCAGCCCTCAGGTCTCATCGCCAGCTACCTGCGGGATGCATACACGGGCCAACCCGTGATCGGTGCCGAAGTGAGGGCATACAAGGACGGCGTGTGGTGGTCCAAGGGCACCTCCACCGCGCCGTGGGGGGCGTACCGGCTCGACCGGAACCTCCCGCCGGGCAGCTACGACGTGATCGCCTTGAGTCCGGGATACGCCGACAAGTCCTACTCAGGCGTCCGCGCCACGCCCGGCATCACCACTAACCTGGACATCTTCCTCACGCCGCGGTACTGA